The following proteins are co-located in the Methylocystis heyeri genome:
- a CDS encoding formylmethanofuran dehydrogenase subunit A yields the protein MLTCLRGAHVVDPVHETDSVGDVWFEDGHIVAQPEGRKPDAEYDVSGHIVMAGAIDIHSHIAGGGVNAARLLMPEAHRAHRPRPPGTPLSTAGWSTFETGRLYAQMGYTTVIEPAILPHQALHAHLELADIPIIDKGFLTVLGNDDFLLSAFRNNERDAAIVDYIGATLESTRAIGIKCANPGGVCACKQNLRSFSLDDKVPEYGLSSRDIFTRLQRAVAATGIPHPLHLHMSNLGLAGNVETALATIDASQGLPLHLAHAQFYAYGKEGKNGFSSAAAQLAEKINADKKVTMDVGQVMFANTVTISTDVMKQLNSLPSGRPKKGVIFDGDSSGLGVVPYAYRVSDFFNAVQWAAGLELFLLTNDPMRVFFTVDHPNGAPFTSYPEVLALLMSADKRAQWLSRLPADVLEMTSLPSIKREYSLYEVATMTRAAPRKLYGFNDRGELGPGAVADIAVYKPQRDKAGMFRDAAYVFKDGDLVVRDGKVSRYTHGKTLHVHPEYDRAINKRLDSYYDDLYGMPRSLFEVSDAALPNKDAFAEVPSRRLGGSIGRAEAVHRRG from the coding sequence GTGCTGACTTGTCTTCGTGGAGCCCATGTTGTTGATCCCGTCCACGAGACCGACAGCGTGGGCGATGTTTGGTTCGAAGATGGCCACATCGTCGCGCAGCCAGAAGGTCGCAAGCCCGACGCCGAATATGATGTGTCCGGCCATATCGTGATGGCAGGCGCGATCGACATCCATTCGCATATTGCCGGCGGCGGCGTGAACGCGGCACGCCTTTTAATGCCGGAGGCGCATCGCGCTCATCGTCCGCGACCGCCGGGCACGCCTCTTTCGACGGCGGGGTGGTCGACCTTCGAGACTGGCCGTCTCTACGCGCAAATGGGCTATACCACGGTCATCGAACCCGCCATCTTGCCTCATCAGGCTCTCCACGCCCATCTCGAACTCGCGGACATCCCGATCATCGATAAGGGATTCTTGACCGTTCTCGGCAACGACGACTTTCTCCTGAGCGCATTTCGTAACAATGAAAGGGACGCCGCGATCGTCGATTATATTGGCGCGACGCTCGAATCGACGCGCGCAATCGGCATCAAATGCGCGAATCCCGGCGGTGTGTGCGCATGTAAGCAAAATCTTCGTTCCTTCTCGCTCGACGACAAGGTGCCGGAATATGGGCTCTCCTCGCGCGATATTTTTACACGATTGCAGCGCGCGGTGGCGGCGACAGGTATTCCTCACCCCTTGCATTTGCATATGAGTAATCTTGGCCTGGCGGGAAACGTCGAGACTGCGCTCGCGACCATAGACGCTTCGCAGGGCTTGCCGTTGCATCTCGCGCATGCGCAATTCTACGCCTATGGCAAGGAAGGGAAGAATGGGTTCTCTTCTGCTGCAGCGCAACTCGCTGAGAAGATCAACGCCGACAAGAAGGTCACCATGGACGTCGGCCAAGTGATGTTTGCGAACACGGTGACGATTTCCACCGACGTCATGAAGCAATTGAACAGCCTGCCCAGCGGCCGACCGAAGAAAGGTGTGATTTTTGACGGAGACAGCAGCGGCTTGGGCGTGGTGCCTTATGCCTACCGAGTCTCGGATTTCTTCAACGCGGTGCAATGGGCTGCGGGGCTAGAACTGTTCTTGCTGACCAACGATCCGATGCGCGTTTTCTTCACGGTCGATCACCCGAACGGCGCGCCTTTCACATCCTACCCCGAAGTCCTAGCCCTGCTAATGAGTGCTGACAAACGCGCGCAATGGTTGTCACGATTACCGGCGGACGTGCTCGAAATGACCTCCTTGCCTTCGATCAAACGAGAATACTCCTTATACGAAGTCGCCACCATGACGCGCGCCGCGCCGCGCAAGCTTTATGGGTTCAACGATCGCGGCGAACTCGGGCCCGGCGCCGTCGCCGATATCGCGGTCTACAAACCGCAAAGAGACAAAGCCGGCATGTTCCGCGACGCAGCCTACGTCTTCAAGGACGGCGATCTCGTCGTGCGCGACGGCAAGGTCTCTCGCTACACCCATGGAAAGACATTGCACGTACATCCCGAATACGACCGCGCGATCAACAAACGTCTCGACTCCTATTACGACGATCTCTACGGCATGCCGCGCTCGCTTTTTGAAGTCTCGGATGCCGCCCTTCCCAACAAGGACGCCTTCGCGGAGGTTCCAAGCCGCCGTTTAGGAGGCAGCATCGGAAGAGCAGAAGCAGTTCATCGACGCGGGTGA
- the katG gene encoding catalase/peroxidase HPI: MDAKTDMNAGKCPVVHGTTRLGMRSNSDWWPNQLNLKILRQNSPLSDPMGEAFDYREEFKKLDFEALKKDLAALMTDSQDWWPADFGHYGGLFIRMAWHAAGTYRVGDGRGGAGSGQQRFAPLNSWPDNASLDKARRLLWPIKQKYGRKISWADLMILAGNVALETMGFKTFGFGGGRADVWEPDEAVYWGKEKVWFPDPRSDERYTGDRQLENPLAAVQMGLIYVNPNGPNGKPDPVAAAIDIRESFKRMAMNDEETVALIAGGHSFGKTHGAGDAALVGPEPEAAPIEEQGLGWKSKFGTGKGKDAITGGPEVTWSQTPTKWSNHFFENLFKYEWELTKSPAGANQFRAKGGGETPIPDAFDPSKQHAPTMLVTDLSLRMDPAYEKISRRFMAHPDQFADAFARAWFKLTHRDMGPRARYLGPEVPAEELIWQDPVPAVDHALIDAKDIADLKAKILATGLSISELVGTAWASAATFRGSDKRGGANGARIRLAPQKDWDLNQPAQLARILETLADVQKAFNGAARDGKKVSLADLIVLGGSAAVEQAAKKAGHDVIVPFAPGRTDASQEQTDVASFAYLEPVADGFRNYLKARYTVPAEELLIDKAQLLTLTAPQMTVLVGGLRVLGANRGGSQHGVFTQRPETLTNDFFVNLLDMGTEWKATADENVFEGRDRKSGALKWTGTRVDLIFGSNSQLRAVAEVYGFADAQAKFVAEFVAAWNKVMNADRFDLA, translated from the coding sequence ATGGACGCGAAGACTGACATGAATGCGGGCAAGTGCCCGGTCGTGCACGGAACGACGAGGCTTGGCATGAGGTCGAACAGCGACTGGTGGCCGAATCAGCTGAACCTCAAGATTCTCCGGCAGAACTCGCCCCTTTCCGATCCGATGGGCGAGGCGTTCGACTATCGGGAAGAATTCAAGAAGCTCGACTTCGAGGCACTGAAGAAAGACCTCGCCGCGCTGATGACGGACAGCCAGGACTGGTGGCCTGCGGATTTCGGCCACTACGGAGGGCTCTTCATTCGCATGGCGTGGCACGCCGCCGGCACCTATCGCGTCGGCGACGGCCGCGGCGGCGCCGGGTCCGGCCAGCAGCGCTTCGCGCCGCTCAACTCCTGGCCGGACAATGCGAGCCTCGACAAGGCGCGCCGGCTCCTGTGGCCGATCAAGCAGAAATACGGCCGGAAAATCTCTTGGGCCGACCTCATGATCCTCGCAGGCAATGTCGCGCTCGAGACGATGGGCTTCAAGACCTTCGGCTTCGGCGGCGGCCGTGCCGATGTGTGGGAGCCCGACGAGGCCGTCTACTGGGGCAAGGAGAAGGTTTGGTTCCCTGATCCTCGTAGCGATGAGCGCTATACCGGTGACCGCCAGCTCGAGAATCCGCTTGCCGCGGTGCAGATGGGACTCATCTACGTGAACCCGAATGGGCCGAACGGCAAGCCAGATCCGGTCGCCGCCGCCATCGACATTCGCGAGAGCTTCAAGCGCATGGCAATGAACGACGAGGAGACGGTTGCGCTCATCGCCGGCGGACACAGCTTCGGCAAGACCCACGGCGCCGGCGATGCGGCGCTTGTCGGCCCCGAGCCAGAAGCCGCGCCCATCGAGGAGCAAGGCCTTGGCTGGAAGAGCAAGTTCGGCACCGGCAAAGGTAAAGACGCGATCACCGGCGGCCCGGAAGTTACCTGGTCGCAGACGCCGACGAAGTGGAGCAACCACTTCTTCGAGAACCTGTTCAAATACGAATGGGAGCTGACCAAGAGCCCGGCCGGCGCTAATCAGTTCAGGGCGAAAGGCGGCGGCGAAACGCCAATTCCGGACGCGTTCGACCCGTCGAAGCAGCACGCGCCAACGATGCTGGTCACGGACCTTTCGCTGCGGATGGATCCGGCCTACGAGAAGATCTCCCGGCGCTTCATGGCGCATCCGGATCAGTTCGCAGACGCGTTCGCCCGGGCGTGGTTCAAGCTCACGCACCGCGACATGGGTCCGCGCGCCCGCTATCTCGGCCCCGAGGTCCCGGCGGAGGAGCTGATCTGGCAGGATCCGGTTCCCGCCGTCGACCACGCGCTGATCGACGCCAAGGACATCGCGGATCTCAAGGCCAAAATCCTCGCCACGGGGCTTTCGATCTCCGAGCTCGTCGGGACCGCCTGGGCTTCGGCGGCGACCTTCCGCGGCTCCGACAAGCGCGGCGGGGCGAACGGGGCGCGTATCCGTCTCGCGCCGCAGAAGGATTGGGACCTCAACCAGCCCGCCCAATTGGCGCGGATTCTCGAGACGCTTGCGGACGTCCAAAAAGCGTTCAACGGCGCGGCGCGCGACGGCAAGAAAGTCTCGCTCGCCGATCTCATCGTCCTCGGCGGCTCGGCCGCCGTCGAGCAGGCCGCGAAAAAGGCCGGCCACGACGTGATCGTTCCCTTCGCGCCCGGCCGCACGGACGCGTCGCAGGAACAAACCGATGTGGCGTCCTTCGCCTATCTCGAGCCGGTCGCAGATGGCTTCCGCAACTACCTCAAGGCCAGATACACCGTGCCGGCGGAGGAGCTTCTAATCGACAAGGCGCAGCTCCTGACGCTCACCGCCCCGCAGATGACGGTTCTCGTCGGCGGCCTCCGCGTCCTGGGCGCGAACCGCGGCGGGTCGCAGCACGGCGTCTTCACGCAGCGGCCGGAGACGCTGACCAACGACTTCTTCGTGAACCTTCTGGACATGGGCACGGAGTGGAAAGCGACGGCGGACGAGAACGTGTTCGAGGGGCGCGACCGCAAGAGCGGCGCCCTGAAGTGGACCGGCACGCGTGTCGACCTCATCTTCGGCTCGAACTCCCAGCTGCGCGCGGTTGCCGAAGTCTACGGCTTCGCCGACGCGCAAGCAAAGTTCGTGGCCGAATTCGTGGCTGCGTGGAACAAGGTGATGAACGCCGATCGCTTCGACCTCGCCTGA
- a CDS encoding PepSY domain-containing protein: protein MDITLPRRLGLVGMAAILLAFAPPALAYSGQKLAGEAKISIERAREIALKAHPGKITDEELEREAGGSGLRYSFDIKHGRVTQEVGVDAATGQVLENAPEGPNPD from the coding sequence ATGGACATCACACTACCGCGACGCCTGGGCTTGGTTGGCATGGCGGCAATCCTGCTGGCGTTCGCGCCGCCGGCGCTGGCCTATAGCGGCCAAAAGCTCGCCGGCGAGGCCAAGATCAGCATCGAGAGGGCGCGCGAAATCGCGCTGAAAGCCCATCCCGGCAAAATCACGGATGAAGAACTGGAGCGCGAGGCGGGCGGGAGTGGGCTTCGCTACTCCTTCGACATCAAGCACGGCCGCGTCACCCAGGAAGTCGGCGTCGATGCGGCGACCGGGCAGGTCCTCGAAAACGCGCCTGAAGGGCCAAACCCCGACTGA
- a CDS encoding ATP-binding protein — translation MDGADIMTVSLRRAALSWMTGLLTVVGFVTIVVAYLYARGEAAEFLDSQLRQIALNAGTGMPFGNAPAAADQDPEDQFAITIWDAKGRVAHQSLPSVQIARQAQPGFANVKAGGELWRVYTTSDSDRTVLVAQRDTVLAEIADSAALGATAPILIMIPLSWLVVGWAMNRVLGRLDELANAIAERSVSATEPIPLAGVPVEVTPLVESMNGFIVRLRAAAETQKRFLADAAHELRTPLAAMQIQVDNLASGGPGPQDERVAALAAGVKRASLLVDQLLRLARLDEPIPAHREAFDVGALLLECVGDCVPLADRKGLDIGVNAGSPVTSRGIEGEVRVLFANLIENAIRYTPSGGKIDVLLDHRDGQLIVKILDTGTGLPKGAEARIFDRFYRGAPQEGKGAGLGLAIARRIAERHAFDLTVENRADGVAGVVARVTMPAEASTLGHATS, via the coding sequence ATGGATGGTGCGGACATCATGACAGTCTCGCTGCGTCGCGCCGCCCTTTCGTGGATGACCGGTCTGCTCACCGTTGTGGGGTTCGTCACGATCGTCGTCGCATATCTTTATGCCCGCGGCGAGGCGGCGGAATTTCTTGACAGTCAACTCCGTCAGATTGCGTTGAATGCGGGAACGGGGATGCCTTTCGGCAACGCTCCGGCGGCGGCCGACCAGGACCCGGAGGATCAGTTCGCGATCACGATATGGGATGCGAAGGGGCGCGTTGCCCATCAATCTCTCCCAAGCGTCCAAATTGCGCGACAGGCCCAGCCGGGCTTTGCGAATGTGAAAGCGGGCGGGGAACTTTGGCGGGTCTACACGACGAGCGACAGCGACCGGACGGTCCTGGTCGCTCAGCGCGATACGGTGCTCGCGGAGATCGCCGATAGTGCGGCGCTGGGGGCGACCGCGCCGATCCTCATCATGATCCCGCTCTCCTGGCTCGTGGTCGGATGGGCCATGAATCGCGTGCTCGGGCGACTGGACGAATTGGCGAATGCGATTGCAGAACGCAGCGTGTCGGCGACGGAGCCGATTCCGCTGGCCGGCGTCCCGGTGGAAGTGACGCCGCTCGTCGAGAGCATGAACGGTTTTATTGTGAGACTCCGAGCGGCGGCCGAAACGCAAAAGCGGTTTCTCGCCGACGCCGCGCATGAACTGCGGACGCCGCTCGCGGCGATGCAGATTCAGGTCGATAATCTCGCATCAGGTGGGCCGGGACCGCAGGACGAGCGTGTGGCGGCTCTCGCGGCAGGCGTGAAGCGCGCGAGTTTACTGGTCGATCAACTTCTGAGGTTGGCGAGGCTCGACGAACCAATCCCTGCACACCGCGAGGCGTTCGATGTCGGCGCTCTGCTTCTTGAATGTGTCGGCGATTGTGTGCCGCTCGCGGACCGCAAGGGATTAGATATAGGCGTCAATGCCGGATCGCCCGTCACGAGCCGCGGCATAGAGGGAGAGGTGCGCGTCCTGTTCGCGAACCTAATCGAGAATGCCATCCGATATACGCCGTCAGGCGGAAAGATCGATGTTTTGCTCGATCACCGCGACGGCCAGCTGATTGTCAAAATCCTGGACACTGGAACGGGCCTGCCGAAGGGCGCGGAAGCACGCATCTTCGATCGTTTCTATCGGGGCGCTCCGCAGGAAGGAAAAGGCGCCGGACTCGGGCTGGCAATCGCGCGCCGGATCGCCGAGCGTCATGCCTTTGATTTAACCGTAGAAAATCGTGCCGACGGCGTTGCTGGCGTGGTCGCGCGGGTCACGATGCCTGCCGAGGCCTCAACCCTAGGCCACGCTACGAGCTAA
- a CDS encoding response regulator gives MRVLLVEDDAMIGEGLVAALAAEGMSVDWVRDGTHAEVALRDSGYSIALLDLGLPGSDGLDLLKAARQQGVETPVLIITARDGLDNRVAGLDLGADDYLVKPFETRELQARMRALIRRRAGRAISVLVAGRTELNTETHELSRGGVAEVLPAREYALMHALIERPGRILSRSQIEERIYGWGEEVESNAVDVLIHSIRRKFGKDLIFNVRGAGWMVRTS, from the coding sequence ATGCGCGTTCTACTTGTCGAAGACGACGCGATGATCGGTGAGGGCCTGGTGGCGGCGCTCGCGGCTGAAGGCATGTCGGTCGACTGGGTCCGCGACGGCACGCACGCCGAAGTTGCGTTGCGGGACAGTGGCTATTCGATCGCCCTGCTCGATCTCGGGCTGCCCGGCTCGGACGGACTCGATCTTCTGAAGGCAGCGCGGCAGCAAGGCGTCGAGACGCCGGTGCTCATCATCACGGCGCGCGACGGGCTCGACAATCGGGTTGCTGGCCTCGATCTCGGGGCGGATGATTACCTCGTTAAGCCCTTCGAGACGCGCGAATTGCAAGCGCGGATGCGGGCACTGATACGTCGCCGCGCGGGACGGGCCATCTCGGTGCTGGTTGCCGGCCGGACAGAACTCAACACTGAGACGCACGAGTTGTCCCGCGGCGGCGTAGCGGAAGTGCTGCCGGCGCGGGAATATGCGTTGATGCATGCGTTGATCGAACGGCCAGGACGAATCCTCTCGCGTTCGCAGATCGAAGAACGAATTTACGGGTGGGGCGAGGAAGTCGAGAGTAACGCGGTCGATGTCCTCATTCATTCCATCCGGCGAAAATTCGGGAAGGACCTGATTTTCAATGTTAGGGGCGCGGGATGGATGGTGCGGACATCATGA
- a CDS encoding type II toxin-antitoxin system Phd/YefM family antitoxin — MTVTVNIGEAKARFSELIAKAEAGEEIIIARGNEPVARLAPLAEQAERAALMERALALRDSGAIKPVSVEEILAWRHEGHKY; from the coding sequence ATGACCGTCACCGTCAACATCGGCGAAGCCAAGGCGCGCTTCTCCGAGCTCATCGCCAAGGCCGAAGCCGGCGAAGAGATCATCATCGCCCGCGGCAACGAGCCCGTCGCCCGGCTCGCGCCGCTCGCCGAGCAGGCCGAGCGCGCGGCCCTCATGGAGCGGGCCCTGGCCTTGCGCGACAGCGGCGCCATCAAGCCCGTGAGCGTCGAGGAAATCCTCGCTTGGCGGCATGAGGGGCACAAATATTGA
- a CDS encoding type II toxin-antitoxin system VapC family toxin, with product MTPFVVDASFAASWFLPDEANPATTALGRQAAREPPLMPSLFLHEMRSLFVMAARRGRGSKDDMLQQLDVVEKLYGKHAGSGDGLAIARLAFKHNLTSYDATYLALALDHEAPLATLDKALAAAAKAEGVTVLGPLGAS from the coding sequence TTGACGCCCTTTGTCGTCGACGCCTCCTTCGCCGCCAGCTGGTTCCTGCCTGACGAAGCCAATCCGGCGACGACCGCGCTCGGCCGGCAGGCCGCGCGGGAGCCGCCGCTCATGCCGAGCCTGTTTCTCCATGAGATGCGCAGCCTCTTCGTCATGGCCGCGCGACGCGGGCGCGGCTCCAAGGACGACATGCTGCAGCAGCTCGACGTCGTGGAAAAACTCTATGGCAAGCATGCGGGCTCTGGCGACGGCCTGGCCATCGCGCGTCTGGCCTTCAAACACAATCTGACGAGCTATGACGCCACCTATCTCGCGCTGGCGCTCGATCACGAGGCGCCGCTCGCCACGCTCGACAAGGCGCTCGCCGCCGCCGCGAAAGCGGAGGGCGTGACCGTCCTCGGACCGCTGGGCGCGTCATGA
- a CDS encoding tyrosine-type recombinase/integrase, whose protein sequence is MTSESDFAIDELAGLLPLAARDRLAESLTLAEIETLTHLAKTGTGPNSLRALASDLAYLEAWSRASTATPLAWPAPETAVLRFVAHHLWDEAERAKNPDHGMPEAVADVLRAEGRLRARGPHAPATVRRRLALWATLHRWRGLEGPFGAPAIRNALRLSIRAADRPPARKSAGAITRDILDQLLATCGRGRAIDLRDRALLLLAFGSGGRRRSEIVRLRVDDLEEHALVPADPEAPEGPTLPVLAVRLRRTKTSSADAGESALIVGRPVEALRAWLALAKIDAGPVFRPIDKWGSIGAAALDPQSVNAMIKSRCAAAGLDPSQYSAHGLRSGYLTQAAREGVSLPEAMQQSRHRSVQQASRYYNEAQIARGRATRLA, encoded by the coding sequence ATGACGTCCGAGAGCGACTTTGCGATCGACGAGCTGGCGGGGCTCCTGCCGCTGGCGGCGCGGGACCGTTTGGCCGAGTCGCTGACTTTGGCAGAGATCGAAACGCTCACGCATCTCGCCAAGACCGGCACGGGCCCGAACTCGCTGCGGGCGCTGGCAAGCGATCTCGCCTATCTCGAGGCCTGGTCGCGCGCTTCGACCGCGACGCCGCTCGCCTGGCCCGCCCCCGAGACGGCCGTGCTGCGCTTCGTCGCCCATCATTTGTGGGACGAAGCGGAGCGCGCGAAAAATCCCGACCACGGCATGCCCGAGGCTGTGGCCGACGTCTTGCGCGCGGAGGGACGTCTTCGAGCCCGCGGTCCGCACGCACCGGCCACGGTGCGGCGCCGCCTCGCGCTTTGGGCGACGCTGCATCGCTGGCGCGGCCTCGAAGGGCCCTTCGGCGCTCCCGCCATCCGCAACGCCTTGCGTCTTTCGATCCGCGCCGCGGATCGCCCGCCCGCGCGAAAGAGCGCCGGTGCGATCACCCGCGACATTCTCGACCAGCTTCTCGCGACCTGCGGGCGGGGAAGGGCGATCGATCTTCGCGACCGCGCGCTGCTCTTGCTTGCCTTCGGCTCCGGCGGGCGCCGGCGCTCCGAAATCGTCCGGCTACGGGTGGACGACCTCGAAGAGCACGCGCTGGTTCCGGCCGATCCCGAGGCGCCGGAAGGGCCGACGCTGCCTGTGCTGGCCGTGCGATTGCGGCGCACCAAAACCTCTTCGGCGGACGCCGGCGAGAGCGCGCTCATCGTCGGCCGGCCGGTCGAGGCCCTGCGGGCCTGGCTCGCCCTCGCGAAAATCGACGCCGGCCCGGTGTTTCGGCCGATCGACAAATGGGGAAGTATCGGCGCCGCGGCCCTCGATCCGCAAAGCGTAAACGCCATGATCAAAAGCCGCTGCGCCGCCGCTGGCCTCGATCCGTCGCAATACTCGGCGCATGGATTGCGCTCGGGCTATCTCACCCAGGCCGCGCGCGAAGGGGTTTCGCTTCCCGAGGCCATGCAGCAGTCGCGGCACCGGTCCGTGCAGCAGGCGTCGCGCTACTACAACGAGGCGCAGATCGCACGGGGCAGGGCCACGCGGTTGGCATAG